A region of Beijerinckia sp. 28-YEA-48 DNA encodes the following proteins:
- the dxr gene encoding 1-deoxy-D-xylulose-5-phosphate reductoisomerase, translated as MNALSTPQTTAQTAPRRLVILGATGSIGRTTRDVILEAPDRFQVEAVIGGQDAEALAETAIALKAHRAVIARADRYEALRQALSGTGIAVSAGVEAMCEAAALPSDLVIAGIAGTAGVRPTHAAALAGRAIALANKECLVCAGAPFMRTVQRANGDVLPMDSEHNAIFQALGGADPSTIEKMILTASGGPFRNWSREQIAAATPEQALAHPNWAMGPKVTIDSAGLMNKGLELIEAHYLFGVEAERLDVLVHPQSIVHGLVAFADGAVTAGLAQPDMAVPIAHCLGYPARMTTRTRRLDLAEIGSLTFERPDLDRFPALAVAINALRHGQGLPTVLNAANEVAVELFLSRQIGFQEIAGIVEKICDQAVAAGEAREPATIDEALAVDHVSRERCRVLLAR; from the coding sequence GTGAATGCTCTTTCAACCCCTCAGACGACGGCGCAAACCGCGCCGCGTCGGCTTGTTATTCTCGGCGCCACCGGCTCCATCGGGCGCACGACGCGCGATGTGATTCTGGAAGCGCCCGACCGTTTTCAGGTGGAAGCGGTGATCGGCGGCCAGGACGCCGAAGCGCTCGCCGAAACCGCCATCGCGCTGAAGGCGCATCGCGCCGTGATCGCGCGCGCCGATCGCTATGAAGCGCTGCGCCAGGCGCTCTCCGGCACGGGCATCGCTGTTTCAGCCGGCGTCGAGGCGATGTGCGAAGCGGCGGCGCTGCCGTCCGATCTCGTGATCGCGGGCATTGCCGGCACGGCCGGCGTGCGTCCCACCCATGCGGCGGCTTTGGCCGGTCGCGCCATCGCGCTCGCCAACAAGGAATGTCTGGTTTGTGCCGGCGCGCCCTTCATGCGCACGGTGCAGAGGGCCAATGGCGATGTGCTGCCGATGGACAGCGAGCACAACGCCATCTTCCAGGCTCTCGGTGGCGCCGATCCCTCGACCATCGAGAAGATGATTCTCACGGCTTCCGGCGGTCCGTTCCGCAATTGGTCGCGCGAGCAGATCGCGGCGGCGACGCCGGAGCAGGCGCTGGCCCATCCCAATTGGGCGATGGGCCCGAAGGTAACGATCGATTCCGCCGGACTGATGAACAAAGGCCTCGAACTGATCGAGGCGCATTATCTGTTCGGCGTTGAGGCGGAGCGCCTCGACGTGCTCGTTCACCCGCAGTCGATCGTTCATGGCCTCGTCGCCTTTGCCGATGGCGCGGTGACGGCCGGGCTCGCCCAGCCCGACATGGCGGTGCCGATCGCCCATTGTCTGGGCTATCCGGCGCGCATGACGACGCGGACGCGCCGGCTCGACCTGGCCGAAATCGGCAGCTTGACCTTTGAACGCCCTGATCTCGATCGCTTTCCGGCGCTGGCCGTGGCGATCAACGCCCTGCGCCACGGGCAGGGACTGCCGACTGTTCTAAACGCGGCCAATGAGGTGGCGGTGGAACTATTCCTGTCGCGCCAGATAGGCTTTCAGGAAATTGCTGGAATCGTTGAAAAAATCTGCGATCAGGCGGTGGCGGCAGGCGAAGCGCGCGAGCCTGCGACGATCGACGAGGCCCTCGCTGTTGACCATGTTTCCAGAGAAAGGTGCCGCGTCCTCTTGGCGCGTTGA
- a CDS encoding phosphatidate cytidylyltransferase yields MSDKPSDVTPTEPQKTGAMRDLGPRLLSAIVMVVLALGSAWLGGHVFALFWMVAGFAVFWEWQKMVGGRQERYRLIVGAVALAVAAQLALTLRADIALLVVLVGAIVVALLAGREKALWAGPGLVYAGALVISVCVLRSSFFEGLTSILWVFAVVWGTDVMAYFGGRLIGGPKLWPRISPGKTWSGLICGVVCGAGLGVCVVQYWRTAGEINLLPVFLVGIAAGLAAQGGDLFESGMKRHFGVKDSSHLIPGHGGAMDRLDGFIVAVTLAAIIGLARNGFYAPARGLLVWW; encoded by the coding sequence GTGTCGGACAAACCATCGGACGTGACACCAACCGAACCCCAAAAGACAGGCGCGATGCGCGATCTCGGTCCCCGGCTGTTGTCGGCGATCGTAATGGTTGTTCTGGCGCTCGGCAGTGCCTGGCTTGGCGGCCATGTGTTTGCGCTGTTCTGGATGGTCGCTGGTTTCGCTGTCTTCTGGGAATGGCAGAAGATGGTGGGCGGCCGGCAAGAACGCTACCGTCTCATCGTCGGTGCGGTCGCACTTGCCGTTGCGGCACAGCTGGCGCTGACGTTACGCGCCGATATTGCCCTTCTTGTTGTTCTGGTCGGCGCTATTGTTGTCGCGCTGCTGGCGGGACGTGAAAAAGCCCTGTGGGCCGGGCCTGGACTGGTTTACGCCGGCGCTCTGGTGATTTCCGTCTGCGTGCTGCGTTCTTCCTTTTTCGAAGGGCTGACATCGATCCTTTGGGTCTTCGCGGTCGTCTGGGGCACCGACGTGATGGCCTATTTCGGCGGCCGCCTGATCGGCGGCCCGAAACTGTGGCCGCGTATTTCGCCGGGTAAGACATGGTCCGGCCTCATCTGTGGTGTTGTCTGTGGCGCAGGTCTTGGTGTCTGTGTCGTGCAATATTGGCGCACGGCCGGTGAGATCAATCTGCTGCCGGTGTTTCTGGTTGGCATTGCCGCGGGTCTCGCGGCCCAGGGCGGAGACCTGTTCGAATCCGGCATGAAGCGGCATTTCGGCGTCAAGGATTCGAGCCATCTCATTCCTGGCCACGGCGGGGCGATGGATCGGCTGGATGGTTTCATCGTTGCCGTCACCCTTGCGGCAATCATCGGCCTCGCGCGCAACGGCTTTTATGCGCCGGCGCGTGGCTTGCTGGTTTGGTGGTGA
- a CDS encoding isoprenyl transferase, protein MRNQMAGATDGAKPADVLRIPRHIGIIMDGNGRWAASRGLPRFEGHRRGVEALRRTIRAAGDLRISYVTIYSFSSENWSRPPQEVADLMGLLKRFIRNDLAELHRSGVRVRVIGSRDKLAGDIRALLLEAEELTKHNTHMTLVVAFNYGSRQEIAAAAQRLAQRALRGEIDASSIDANALDAELDTSGIPDPDLIIRTSGEQRLSNFLLWQAAYAEFVFLPLHWPDFDKAALEMALREYSGRERRFGGVNAAGDPGRVALSGV, encoded by the coding sequence ATGCGGAACCAGATGGCCGGAGCGACCGACGGCGCCAAGCCAGCCGACGTACTCCGGATTCCGCGCCATATCGGCATTATTATGGATGGCAATGGGCGTTGGGCCGCTTCGCGCGGCCTGCCGCGCTTTGAAGGCCATCGCCGTGGCGTCGAAGCGCTGCGTCGCACGATCCGCGCCGCCGGCGATCTCAGAATTTCCTATGTGACCATCTATTCCTTTTCGTCGGAAAACTGGTCGCGGCCGCCGCAGGAAGTGGCCGATCTGATGGGCCTTCTCAAGCGCTTCATCCGCAACGATCTTGCCGAGTTGCATCGCAGCGGCGTGCGCGTGCGCGTCATCGGTTCGCGCGACAAGCTGGCCGGCGATATTCGAGCGCTATTGCTCGAAGCCGAGGAATTGACCAAGCACAACACGCATATGACGCTGGTGGTGGCGTTCAACTATGGCAGCCGCCAGGAGATTGCGGCAGCCGCGCAACGGCTCGCGCAACGCGCGCTGCGCGGCGAGATCGACGCGTCGTCGATCGATGCCAATGCGCTTGATGCCGAACTCGATACCTCGGGCATTCCCGATCCCGATCTCATCATCCGCACGTCAGGCGAACAGCGCCTGTCGAATTTCCTGCTGTGGCAGGCGGCTTATGCCGAATTCGTCTTCCTGCCGCTGCACTGGCCTGATTTCGATAAGGCCGCATTGGAAATGGCGCTGCGCGAATATTCCGGTCGCGAACGGCGTTTCGGCGGCGTCAATGCCGCGGGGGACCCAGGGCGTGTCGCCTTGAGCGGCGTGTGA
- the frr gene encoding ribosome recycling factor, giving the protein MAYDIADLQRRMQSSIQSLKHEFSGLRTGRASAGLLDPIQVVAYGQSMPLNQVATVSVPEPRLLAVQVWDKGMVGAVEKSIRDANLGLNPTTEGQTLRIRIPELNEQRRKELAKIAHKYAEEARVAVRHIRRDGIDQLKKMLKDKAISEDDEKRFSTDVQKATDKAVAEVDQTLASKEKEIMQV; this is encoded by the coding sequence ATGGCATATGACATCGCTGATCTTCAGCGGCGGATGCAGAGTTCGATCCAGTCGCTGAAACACGAATTTTCGGGCCTGCGCACCGGCCGCGCCTCGGCCGGCCTGCTCGATCCTATCCAGGTCGTGGCCTATGGCCAGTCCATGCCCCTCAATCAGGTGGCGACCGTCTCGGTGCCGGAGCCGCGTTTGCTGGCCGTCCAGGTCTGGGACAAGGGCATGGTCGGCGCTGTCGAAAAGTCGATCCGCGACGCCAACCTTGGCCTCAATCCGACGACCGAGGGGCAGACGCTGCGCATCCGCATCCCCGAGCTCAACGAACAGCGCCGCAAGGAGCTGGCCAAGATCGCTCATAAATATGCGGAAGAAGCGCGCGTCGCCGTCCGCCACATCCGCCGCGATGGCATCGATCAGCTGAAGAAAATGCTGAAGGACAAGGCCATCAGCGAGGACGACGAGAAGCGCTTCAGCACCGACGTGCAGAAGGCGACCGACAAGGCCGTCGCCGAGGTCGATCAGACGCTGGCGTCGAAGGAAAAGGAAATCATGCAAGTTTAG